A portion of the Mytilus galloprovincialis chromosome 12, xbMytGall1.hap1.1, whole genome shotgun sequence genome contains these proteins:
- the LOC143053678 gene encoding uncharacterized protein LOC143053678: MDDYCEVFEFLRNGNASDESIQTIGEEKLKGNDNAKKQERKIEIGWFDYDYRSSEYRQVRTLNGGGVRYINAPKTWMQDDILQHGKKVFFLNGKSERGNVTDFQFEVRNFMGGRMDNDCTIGDLYTLTGSKLLRFYIYSKKLPTTAVGCSEMESPSDDSLPDHKLLQVNKQVANLSSDPSNESPPKTSSLTPQTVQLRVQEFMKTRTQQLQKC; encoded by the exons ATGGATGACTACTGTGaagtatttgaatttttaagAAATGGAAATGCATCAGatgaatcaatacaaacaattGGAGAAGAGAAG CTGAAAGGGAATGACAATGCCAAAAAGCAAGAGAGGAAGATTGAAATTGGGTGGTTTGATTACGATTACAGAAGTAGTGAATATCGTCAAGTCAGGACACTAAATGGTGGAGGCGTAAGATACATCAATGCACCGAAGACCTGGATGCAAGATGATATCCTGCAACATGGGAAGAAGGTATTTTTCCTGAATGGCAAATCAGAAAGAGGAAACGTAACAGATTttcaatttgaagtcagaaatTTTATGGGAGGCAGAATGGACAATGATTGCACAATTGGAGACCTATATACTTTGACAGGATCAAAACTTCTACGATTTTACATATACAGCAAGAAGTTACCAACAACTGCTGTGGGCTGTTCTGAAATGGAATCTCCATCCGATGATAGTTTACCTGATCACAAATTACTACAAGTAAATAAACAAGTCGCTAACTTATCTTCTGATCCATCAAATGAATCACCTCCAAAGACTTCATCATTAACTCCACAAACAGTCCAGCTAAGAGTTCAAGAGTTTATGAAGACAAGAACCCAACAGTTGCAAAAGTGTTGA